One part of the Gemmatimonas sp. genome encodes these proteins:
- a CDS encoding DUF3108 domain-containing protein → MMRARYQQLALLAAALVVGPTAMPAQPLVAGAGAPASPSAKGVPVPFAVGERLDYQVKFGSLKVGNGSMEVKEITEVRGRPVWHTTFTIKGGIPLYRVNDVYESWFDVQTLNTLRYHQDVDEGSYERKRRYEIYPERGMMREGDREEEPTVANPLDEGSFLYFVRTLPLEVGKSYEFQRYFKAQGNPVRIRVLRAETVTVPAGTFKTVVLQPTFQTKGIFSQNGRAEVWITDDDRRLMVQMKSKLSFGSLNLYLEQVRGAK, encoded by the coding sequence ATGATGCGTGCGCGTTACCAACAGTTGGCACTGCTGGCGGCAGCTCTGGTCGTCGGCCCCACCGCCATGCCGGCGCAGCCCCTGGTTGCGGGGGCCGGCGCCCCGGCGTCGCCGTCGGCCAAGGGCGTCCCCGTTCCGTTCGCCGTGGGTGAGCGCCTCGATTACCAGGTAAAGTTCGGGTCGCTCAAGGTGGGGAACGGCAGCATGGAGGTGAAGGAGATCACCGAAGTCCGTGGCCGTCCGGTGTGGCACACCACGTTCACGATCAAGGGGGGCATTCCCCTGTATCGCGTGAACGATGTGTACGAGTCCTGGTTCGACGTGCAGACGCTCAACACGCTGCGCTATCACCAGGACGTGGACGAGGGGAGCTACGAGCGGAAGCGTCGGTACGAGATCTATCCGGAGCGCGGGATGATGCGCGAAGGCGACCGCGAGGAGGAGCCCACGGTGGCCAATCCCCTCGATGAAGGGTCATTCCTGTACTTCGTGCGCACCCTGCCGCTGGAGGTGGGCAAGAGCTACGAATTCCAGCGCTACTTCAAGGCGCAGGGGAACCCGGTGCGCATTCGCGTGCTGCGTGCGGAGACCGTCACCGTGCCCGCCGGCACCTTCAAGACGGTGGTGCTGCAGCCCACCTTCCAGACCAAAGGCATCTTCAGCCAGAACGGCCGGGCCGAGGTGTGGATCACCGACGACGACCGGCGCCTGATGGTGCAGATGAAGTCGAAGCTCAGCTTCGGCAGTCTCAACCTGTACCTCGAGCAGGTGCGGGGCGCGAAGTAG
- the ychF gene encoding redox-regulated ATPase YchF yields the protein MLRLGIVGLPNVGKSTLFNALTAAKAEAANYPFCTVEPNVGMVEVPDPRLDTLAKIVQPKRTVPAVVQFVDIAGLVKGASQGEGLGNKFLQNIRETDAIVHVIRCFADDDVTHVMGQPDPARDKEIIELELALSDLAQVEKRLDKARRAAKANDKEALAELPALEAANAALAEGKPLWRAGLSADDLEKLAGLQLLTAKPVLYAANVTDAELSGDEGAYLMALRAAVAAGGENAQIVPFSAKIESELAELGAEERAEFLASLGIESAGLDRLIQAGYALLGLDTYFTAGEQEVRAWTIHKGDTAPKAAGVIHTDFEKGFIRAETVAYDDFVTHGGWKGAKEKGVARSEGKEYVVQDGDVLLFRFNV from the coding sequence ATGCTCCGTCTCGGAATCGTCGGTCTCCCCAACGTCGGCAAGTCCACGCTCTTCAATGCCCTCACGGCGGCGAAGGCGGAAGCCGCGAACTATCCGTTCTGCACCGTGGAGCCCAATGTGGGCATGGTGGAGGTCCCCGACCCGCGGCTCGACACGCTGGCGAAGATCGTGCAGCCCAAGCGCACGGTCCCGGCGGTCGTGCAGTTCGTGGACATCGCGGGGTTGGTGAAGGGCGCGTCGCAGGGTGAAGGCTTGGGGAACAAGTTCCTGCAGAACATCCGCGAGACCGACGCCATCGTGCATGTCATCCGCTGTTTTGCCGACGACGACGTGACGCACGTGATGGGGCAGCCCGATCCGGCACGCGACAAGGAAATCATCGAGCTCGAGCTCGCCCTCTCCGACCTGGCGCAGGTGGAGAAGCGGCTCGACAAGGCGCGTCGGGCGGCCAAGGCCAACGACAAGGAGGCGCTCGCCGAGTTGCCGGCGCTGGAGGCCGCCAACGCCGCGTTGGCGGAGGGCAAGCCGCTCTGGCGCGCCGGGCTGTCGGCCGACGACCTGGAGAAGCTGGCCGGCTTGCAGCTGCTCACCGCCAAGCCGGTGCTGTACGCCGCCAACGTGACCGACGCCGAGCTGTCGGGCGACGAGGGGGCGTACCTCATGGCGCTGCGGGCGGCGGTGGCCGCCGGCGGGGAGAACGCGCAGATCGTGCCCTTCTCGGCCAAGATCGAAAGCGAGCTGGCCGAGCTGGGCGCCGAGGAGCGCGCGGAATTCCTCGCCTCGCTTGGCATCGAAAGCGCGGGGCTCGACCGCCTCATTCAGGCCGGCTATGCGCTGCTGGGGCTCGACACGTACTTCACCGCCGGCGAGCAGGAAGTGCGCGCCTGGACGATCCACAAGGGCGATACGGCCCCCAAGGCGGCCGGCGTCATTCATACCGACTTCGAGAAGGGGTTCATTCGCGCCGAAACCGTGGCGTACGACGACTTCGTGACGCACGGCGGGTGGAAGGGCGCCAAGGAGAAGGGGGTGGCCCGCTCCGAAGGCAAGGAGTATGTGGTGCAGGACGGTGACGTCCTGCTGTTCCGCTTCAACGTCTGA
- a CDS encoding SOS response-associated peptidase, protein MCGRYGFGNPARLSSLPLGVELPALQARFNVAPSQAVPIVFHDAAGRHATMARWGLVPFWADDPSIGNRLANARGDTVASKPSFRGAFKARRALLPADRFYEWQALPGQKVKQPWCIQLDHEAPFCFAGLWERWVPKGEPDADPLLSCCLITTEPNAVMAPIHDRMPVIVPPPAYDQWLDPGTSAAAAQALIRPYEGAMRAYPVSTYVNAPRNEGAACSAPLA, encoded by the coding sequence ATGTGCGGCCGCTACGGCTTCGGCAACCCCGCCCGCCTCTCGTCGCTCCCGCTCGGCGTCGAGCTCCCCGCCCTCCAGGCGCGCTTCAATGTCGCGCCGTCACAGGCGGTGCCCATCGTGTTCCACGATGCGGCGGGGCGACACGCGACCATGGCGCGGTGGGGGCTGGTCCCGTTCTGGGCCGATGACCCGTCGATCGGCAACCGGCTGGCCAATGCTCGCGGCGACACCGTGGCGAGCAAGCCCAGCTTCCGGGGCGCCTTCAAGGCCCGGCGCGCGCTGCTGCCTGCCGACCGGTTCTACGAGTGGCAGGCGCTCCCCGGCCAGAAGGTCAAGCAGCCCTGGTGCATCCAGCTGGACCACGAGGCCCCCTTCTGCTTCGCCGGCCTCTGGGAGCGGTGGGTACCCAAGGGGGAGCCGGACGCCGACCCGCTGCTGAGCTGCTGTCTCATCACCACCGAGCCCAACGCGGTCATGGCGCCCATCCACGACCGCATGCCCGTCATCGTGCCCCCGCCCGCCTACGACCAGTGGCTCGACCCGGGCACCTCGGCGGCGGCGGCGCAGGCGCTGATCCGCCCCTACGAGGGGGCCATGCGCGCCTACCCGGTGAGCACCTACGTGAACGCCCCCAGGAACGAGGGGGCCGCTTGCTCCGCCCCCCTTGCCTGA
- the rpsF gene encoding 30S ribosomal protein S6, translating to MAKLKIRRNPTRRYEAVYIFDSALEDTTIAEKLEKLQGLLHLAEPATIEHWGRRQLAYKIGRHENGYYVISNFTAVPAVLPEFERALKLDESVVRYLVTLYEHELGAPKLSDEELASRRRAGDDDDDDED from the coding sequence GTGGCAAAGCTCAAGATCCGCCGTAACCCAACGCGGCGGTACGAGGCCGTGTACATCTTCGACAGTGCGCTCGAAGACACGACCATTGCAGAAAAGCTCGAGAAGCTGCAGGGGCTGCTCCATCTCGCCGAACCGGCGACGATCGAGCACTGGGGCCGCCGTCAGCTCGCGTACAAGATCGGCCGTCACGAGAACGGCTACTACGTGATCAGCAACTTCACCGCCGTGCCGGCCGTGCTCCCCGAGTTCGAGCGTGCGCTCAAGCTCGACGAGAGCGTGGTGCGCTACCTGGTGACGCTGTATGAGCACGAGCTTGGTGCGCCCAAGCTCTCCGACGAAGAGCTCGCCTCGCGCCGTCGCGCGGGTGATGACGACGACGACGACGAGGATTAA
- a CDS encoding M28 family peptidase: MISLTSRHRLAVALTPLCFAAATAGAQDAPKKQPVDAGVNSSPLPLKHTPRPTTGAITSQDLMTRLYIFADDSLGGRDVGTEGHYKATEYLARELKRLGLRPAGDSGSYFQTLPLKSRKVDRMSSFVAGGTNLTLGQAWGFSGPANISIDDAEVFFAGPLAEEGMPAVTPEQAKGRVVAYSITSNGALQRAVVGRIEAPAGAAGVLFLMPQQARGVLNYVLQGGLSPVDPTQPADARLFVTDSATMRIFGSGMQLLVPGALGAKVNVKALVEMQSPPFPARNVVAMLPGSDPKLASQYVAIGAHSDHVGTARRGLDHDSVYVFNRIVRPAGAENDDKMGNAEQFAQINAELAERRKNSPARSDSIFNGADDDGSGSMAVLEMAEYFATQKVKPKRSLLFVWHAGEEKGLWGSAHYTEHPTVPRDSIVAQLNMDMVGRGSATDQTGMSADGKELRGGPDYLQLVGSRRLSTELGDLVERVNTSKKHNFSFDYAMDANGHPMNIYCRSDHYEYAKWNIPVTFFTTGGHSAYHQLTDEPQYIDYPHMQRVTRLVADIAAEVGNRASRPLVDGKKMDPRGSCKQ, encoded by the coding sequence ATGATCTCGCTGACTTCGCGCCATCGCCTGGCCGTGGCGCTGACGCCACTGTGTTTCGCCGCCGCCACGGCCGGCGCTCAGGACGCCCCCAAAAAGCAGCCGGTGGACGCCGGCGTGAACAGCTCGCCGCTGCCGCTCAAGCACACGCCGCGCCCCACCACGGGAGCCATCACGTCGCAGGACCTGATGACGCGGCTGTACATCTTCGCCGATGATTCGCTCGGCGGCCGCGACGTGGGGACCGAGGGGCACTACAAGGCCACCGAGTATCTGGCGCGTGAGCTGAAGCGCCTCGGGCTGCGCCCGGCCGGCGACAGCGGCAGCTACTTCCAGACGCTGCCGCTCAAGTCACGCAAGGTGGATCGCATGTCCAGCTTCGTGGCCGGCGGCACCAACCTCACGCTCGGTCAGGCGTGGGGCTTCAGTGGTCCCGCCAACATCAGCATCGACGACGCCGAAGTGTTCTTTGCGGGTCCGCTGGCGGAAGAGGGGATGCCGGCGGTGACCCCCGAGCAGGCGAAAGGACGCGTGGTGGCCTACAGCATCACCAGCAACGGCGCGCTGCAGCGGGCCGTGGTGGGGCGCATCGAGGCGCCGGCCGGTGCGGCCGGCGTGCTGTTTCTCATGCCACAGCAGGCGCGCGGTGTGCTGAACTACGTGCTGCAAGGCGGCCTGTCGCCGGTCGACCCCACGCAGCCCGCCGACGCGCGGCTCTTCGTGACCGACTCGGCCACCATGCGCATTTTCGGTAGCGGCATGCAGCTGCTCGTGCCGGGCGCACTGGGGGCCAAGGTGAATGTGAAGGCGCTGGTGGAGATGCAATCCCCGCCCTTCCCGGCCCGCAACGTGGTGGCGATGCTCCCCGGCAGCGACCCCAAGCTCGCGTCGCAGTACGTGGCCATTGGCGCCCACAGCGACCACGTGGGTACCGCGCGGCGCGGCCTCGATCACGATTCGGTGTACGTGTTCAACCGCATCGTGCGCCCCGCCGGCGCCGAGAACGACGACAAGATGGGGAACGCCGAACAGTTCGCGCAGATCAACGCCGAACTGGCGGAGCGACGCAAGAACAGCCCGGCGCGCAGCGATTCCATCTTCAATGGCGCCGACGACGACGGCTCGGGGTCGATGGCCGTGCTGGAGATGGCGGAATACTTCGCGACGCAGAAGGTGAAGCCCAAGCGCAGCCTGCTCTTCGTGTGGCACGCCGGCGAGGAAAAGGGGCTGTGGGGGTCGGCGCACTATACCGAACACCCCACCGTACCGCGCGACAGCATCGTGGCGCAGCTCAACATGGACATGGTGGGGCGCGGCAGTGCCACCGACCAGACCGGCATGAGCGCCGACGGCAAGGAGCTGCGCGGCGGTCCGGATTACCTGCAGCTGGTGGGGTCGCGTCGCCTGAGCACGGAGCTGGGCGATCTGGTGGAGCGCGTGAACACGAGCAAGAAGCACAACTTCTCGTTCGACTACGCCATGGACGCCAACGGGCACCCCATGAACATCTACTGCCGCAGCGACCACTACGAGTACGCCAAGTGGAACATCCCGGTGACCTTCTTCACCACCGGCGGACACTCGGCGTACCACCAGCTCACCGACGAGCCGCAGTACATCGATTACCCGCACATGCAGCGCGTGACGCGGCTGGTGGCGGATATTGCCGCCGAGGTGGGGAATCGGGCGAGCCGACCGCTGGTGGACGGGAAGAAGATGGACCCGCGGGGGAGCTGCAAGCAGTAA
- a CDS encoding four helix bundle protein: MQDHRKLHIWHRAQDFAVRVHQLTEAGTGSAYGAWRSQLRRSAQSIGANIAEGAARGTPKQFGHFLEIAQGSASETESHLDFAMRIGALNTADALSLIDEIGQLQRMIAVLRRKVLEGSR, translated from the coding sequence ATGCAGGACCACCGAAAACTTCACATCTGGCACCGCGCGCAGGATTTCGCCGTCCGGGTACACCAACTCACGGAAGCTGGGACCGGCAGTGCGTACGGCGCTTGGCGGAGTCAGCTCCGGCGGTCGGCGCAATCAATCGGGGCGAACATCGCAGAAGGAGCCGCCAGGGGAACGCCGAAGCAGTTCGGCCACTTCCTCGAAATCGCCCAAGGTTCGGCTTCAGAAACGGAAAGCCACCTCGATTTCGCGATGCGAATCGGCGCGCTGAACACCGCGGACGCGCTCTCGCTAATCGATGAGATCGGACAACTCCAGCGAATGATTGCAGTGCTTCGACGGAAAGTGCTCGAAGGAAGTCGGTGA